A window of Bradyrhizobium diazoefficiens genomic DNA:
CTCACGAAGGTGTCGCAGGCAACCGCGGCAAGGGACATTGAGGAGCTTATCGAACACGGCATCCTCAGGAAAGATGCGGCTGGCGGCAGAAGCACAAGCTACTCGCTCGTCGAATCATCAACCTAATGGCGGATCATGAAGGACGACCAGGAAGAGGCCTTTGAGAAAATCCTCTCGACGCAGCTCACTCGTAACATCGACTTCGTCAAATTCGCCGAGACCAAGAACGCAGCGCTGCTGACGTTCTCCTCGGCTTGGATCATCGGCTCGATCAACCTCCTGACCAGGCAAGCCATGCTCCCCGCTGGCTACAGCCTTGCCTTCTGCATCGCCCTGCCCCTGTTCGCAGCTGCGGGACTTGTTTGTATCCTTTCTTTCGTTCCGCAGGTCCTGGACCGCTTTCATCAGCACAATGATGATGACAAAAGCCTCCTCTATTGGGGGCACATTGCCGAGATTCCGGTGGGGCGCTATCACGAGCGGGTGACGGAGCGCTATAAGCCGGGAGAGAGCCACAGCGTCACCGAACGTTATCTCGATGATCTGTGTGTTCAGATATCCGTCAATGCCCGAATTGCCACGCGCAAATTCACGATGTTCAATATCGCGGCTGGTTTTGTGTTC
This region includes:
- a CDS encoding Pycsar system effector family protein, which gives rise to MKDDQEEAFEKILSTQLTRNIDFVKFAETKNAALLTFSSAWIIGSINLLTRQAMLPAGYSLAFCIALPLFAAAGLVCILSFVPQVLDRFHQHNDDDKSLLYWGHIAEIPVGRYHERVTERYKPGESHSVTERYLDDLCVQISVNARIATRKFTMFNIAAGFVFAAVLALSSPPFWWGLRLLLKIIR